The genomic interval ACGAAGAAAAGCAATTATTTTTTGACGTTTTGTAAAGATACGAGCAAGCTTTATAGCTCCATCATTAGCGTCTGAACCTGAAAGTCCAAAAGAAACTTTTTTGGTCCTATTTCCTGGAGTTATTTGCACTAATTCTTGGGCCAGTTCCACTTGATTTTTATTATACATATAGGCTGTAGTGTAATTGGTAAAATTATTAACTTGTTCCTTTATTGCTCTTACTACTCTGGGATGGGCATGACCAGTATTTAGAGCGGCAGCACTGGAAAGAAAATCTATATAACGATTACCATCAATATCCTCTACGATTGCACCTTTCCCTCGTTTCATAACAAAAGGATAGTAAGGTACCCGAGAAGCAGGTGAGATAACTTCTTCATCTTGTTTGATGATTTTAAGAGATTCAGTCAATTTTTTTTCCATTCTTTTCCCTTTTTACTATCCCGGCATAATAAGATCAGAAAATCCGAGCAAGTCCCAAAATACTCATAAAGGCCCGATAACCTTCTAAAACTGTTTTCCCCTGCACCTTAATAGTCCTCCCATTTATCCTCTCTACAAAAGGGTAAATATAAGCCTGGTCAGCCATCTCCGCTGTAAAAAACTTTACCTCAACTGTAACTGGAAGGTCTACATGGAAAGGTTTTACACTTGAAAGTCCACTAATAGCTTTTTTAACTCCATCTCTAATCAATTGATGAGATTTTTCCGGATGGAGGCACTCCGCT from Nitrospinota bacterium carries:
- a CDS encoding aminotransferase class III-fold pyridoxal phosphate-dependent enzyme, producing the protein MEKKLTESLKIIKQDEEVISPASRVPYYPFVMKRGKGAIVEDIDGNRYIDFLSSAAALNTGHAHPRVVRAIKEQVNNFTNYTTAYMYNKNQVELAQELVQITPGNRTKKVSFGLSGSDANDGAIKLARIFTKRQKIIAFLR